One segment of Gammaproteobacteria bacterium DNA contains the following:
- a CDS encoding alpha/beta hydrolase fold domain-containing protein, producing the protein MTHFTIRLAILALSMLLIAGCPVEQEFSQVGFGDRTQPPSTINNTVEYSANNRRGKLIERFNQFDQNGDGVLTSEEVKRPRLFNKFDENADGFITLQEAENYVRNRRSSSSYRNNNYPERRNFENAPPVRPTADPVYASVTPYDSGSDLPDDLENSSPEFSQPPTRGRYTNNSGGNRGGKLVERFRKLDRNGDGVLTREEVKRPDLFERLDQNADGSVTLEEARSYARNRRQSSRNNKVSRSEPSGNFQNPGLVIASTSSSLPIDDTPDAHNTSLGMNQTLNVRYADIPGVDPNLVSLDIYAPKTGKQHPVVIMVHGGGWRRGDKANPNVGIDKANFFVPLGYVFVSINYRLSPAVKHPTHVQDVAAAISWIYDRINQYGGDKNHIYLMGHSAGAHLAALVATNNQYLNALGKNLSVIKGVILLDNAGYDLNRAIDDLDGGRELRSMYEQSFSKDRKLWNNASPAKYIAPGKNIPPFLIFFHSGSSSTRITLSNDFAKSLRKAGISAKVVSVPGKNHQAMNSDVGKPGDILTVNILEFLNELSPSRPISTPAIERSISKTSPISNAKVSFKENENTLSHLRFSKDYFPGTRDRKGNFMGGTETNAIVAYEGQLYAAISYWNWDRTSGENPGAQILVKRIAQSPWEVDVSPGVDYLRFAALHSVNFTTDDAGKKLDKPVPVLLAGTNWQGQDNSAIIFAKEGGHGSWKRLTVTKDAPRTAGGYSEVRVIFDHIDHITGVHYVFAAVGDGLYRGVYDPDSSEHIRWESNPEMRWSANRLLAAAEANGSLYVTVNIVPRRAKAGGLFRRIDGSSPRWEQVYEWQWSHPYHEHPKPKYGMRGLTAVAGADGYEFLLGAREHPGVIDHIDLKNKHVMPEINVRDLVQKHLMNGKEYLRVTLIAYNNMLPVRNPDTGMSAHLIGLWINPDVSDLKIQKSSWYLVRSANGKYSLGRVFDPKNPDPEHGLRGTRTICQSPFPGEKGKIFYFGGFDATGGPYRNTAWIYKAELPVWPTSN; encoded by the coding sequence ATGACTCATTTTACTATTCGTTTAGCCATTCTTGCTCTGTCCATGTTGCTAATCGCCGGTTGTCCTGTGGAGCAGGAATTCAGCCAGGTTGGTTTTGGCGATCGCACACAACCGCCATCGACTATAAATAATACCGTTGAATATTCAGCGAACAATCGTAGAGGGAAATTGATTGAACGATTCAATCAATTTGATCAAAACGGGGATGGTGTTCTAACTAGCGAGGAAGTAAAGCGTCCCAGACTTTTCAACAAGTTTGATGAAAACGCCGATGGTTTCATAACGCTGCAGGAAGCTGAAAATTATGTACGAAATCGGCGCTCGTCATCCTCTTATCGTAATAATAACTATCCCGAAAGAAGAAATTTTGAGAATGCTCCGCCGGTCCGGCCAACTGCAGACCCGGTCTATGCTAGTGTGACTCCTTATGATTCAGGAAGCGATTTACCTGATGATTTGGAAAACAGTTCACCGGAATTCAGCCAGCCACCTACAAGAGGTCGTTATACCAATAATTCTGGTGGTAATCGTGGCGGTAAACTGGTTGAGCGATTCAGGAAACTTGACCGGAACGGCGATGGCGTTCTCACCCGGGAAGAGGTGAAACGCCCTGATCTCTTTGAACGCCTAGATCAGAATGCGGATGGTTCCGTAACGCTGGAAGAAGCCAGGAGCTATGCGCGAAATCGCCGTCAATCCTCCCGCAATAATAAGGTATCTCGCTCCGAACCATCCGGCAATTTCCAAAACCCTGGGCTTGTAATAGCAAGCACTTCATCATCCTTACCGATTGATGATACGCCAGATGCTCATAATACTTCTCTTGGAATGAATCAAACCTTGAATGTTCGCTATGCGGACATTCCCGGTGTTGATCCTAACCTTGTCAGCCTGGATATTTATGCGCCAAAAACCGGTAAACAGCATCCTGTCGTTATCATGGTTCATGGCGGCGGTTGGCGACGAGGAGACAAAGCCAATCCAAATGTTGGAATAGACAAAGCCAACTTCTTTGTACCCTTGGGTTATGTATTCGTCAGCATTAACTATCGCTTGTCACCTGCTGTAAAACATCCCACGCATGTTCAGGATGTAGCAGCAGCAATCTCATGGATATACGATAGAATTAACCAATATGGGGGTGACAAAAATCATATTTATTTGATGGGACATTCGGCTGGCGCGCACCTAGCGGCGCTGGTTGCCACCAACAATCAGTATCTCAATGCGCTGGGCAAAAACTTGTCAGTAATTAAGGGTGTGATATTGCTTGATAATGCCGGTTACGATTTAAATCGCGCCATTGATGATTTAGATGGCGGTAGAGAATTACGCAGCATGTATGAACAATCTTTTAGCAAGGACCGTAAACTTTGGAACAATGCATCTCCTGCTAAATATATTGCTCCTGGAAAAAACATTCCACCCTTTTTAATATTTTTCCATTCAGGCTCTAGTTCGACAAGAATAACGCTTTCCAATGATTTTGCCAAGTCATTGCGTAAAGCTGGCATCTCTGCCAAAGTGGTTTCAGTGCCTGGAAAAAACCATCAGGCCATGAATAGCGACGTTGGGAAACCAGGGGATATCCTGACCGTTAATATTCTTGAATTTCTAAACGAACTATCGCCTTCCAGGCCGATATCAACTCCTGCAATTGAACGCTCTATTTCTAAAACATCGCCTATCTCAAATGCCAAGGTGAGTTTTAAAGAAAACGAGAATACGCTTTCTCATCTACGCTTTTCGAAGGATTACTTTCCTGGCACACGGGATCGTAAGGGAAATTTCATGGGAGGGACGGAAACAAATGCAATCGTAGCCTATGAGGGTCAGTTATATGCCGCCATCAGCTACTGGAATTGGGATCGCACATCAGGTGAAAACCCCGGCGCACAAATCCTGGTCAAGCGTATTGCGCAGTCACCTTGGGAAGTTGATGTCAGCCCTGGGGTTGACTACCTCAGATTTGCTGCGCTGCATTCGGTCAATTTTACGACCGATGACGCTGGTAAGAAGCTGGACAAGCCGGTTCCTGTATTATTAGCAGGCACCAACTGGCAAGGCCAGGACAATTCAGCGATCATTTTTGCCAAAGAGGGCGGGCATGGATCATGGAAACGTTTGACTGTTACCAAAGATGCGCCTCGAACTGCGGGTGGTTATTCTGAAGTGCGGGTTATTTTTGATCACATTGACCACATAACCGGTGTTCACTATGTCTTTGCAGCAGTTGGCGATGGGCTTTATCGTGGCGTCTACGATCCTGATAGTTCTGAACATATTCGCTGGGAGTCCAATCCGGAAATGCGCTGGTCAGCGAATAGGCTATTAGCCGCTGCGGAAGCAAACGGTTCTTTATACGTGACTGTCAATATTGTCCCTAGGCGAGCCAAGGCCGGAGGATTATTCAGGCGCATTGATGGTTCCTCACCTCGTTGGGAACAGGTCTACGAGTGGCAATGGTCGCATCCTTATCACGAACATCCAAAGCCTAAATATGGGATGCGTGGTTTGACCGCAGTAGCAGGCGCGGATGGTTATGAATTTCTGCTGGGTGCGCGAGAACATCCAGGGGTCATCGATCACATTGATTTAAAAAATAAGCACGTTATGCCTGAGATTAATGTTCGTGACCTGGTTCAGAAGCATTTGATGAATGGTAAAGAATACCTGCGAGTTACGCTCATCGCCTATAATAATATGTTGCCCGTAAGAAACCCTGACACCGGCATGTCTGCGCACTTGATTGGTTTGTGGATTAACCCGGACGTATCAGATTTAAAAATACAAAAAAGCTCGTGGTATCTCGTAAGATCAGCGAATGGAAAATATTCATTAGGGCGAGTTTTTGATCCAAAAAATCCTGATCCTGAACATGGATTGCGCGGTACAAGAACGATCTGTCAATCACCTTTCCCTGGAGAGAAAGGCAAGATTTTTTATTTCGGCGGTTTCGATGCAACAGGTGGCCCTTATCGAAATACTGCCTGGATTTACAAAGCAGAGCTACCTGTGTGGCCAACCTCAAATTAA